The Limanda limanda chromosome 13, fLimLim1.1, whole genome shotgun sequence region AGAAGCCATTAaaatttggtgtggatccacaTCAGGGGTCAGATCCaagattatttttaataatttgtaaTTTAAATTCTCCATGGTGTCTTGCTTTAGGGTCTGAACACGAACGcgtcacagacacaaaacagacGTTGACGAAACATCTCTCACACatatttattgtaaaaaatacatataaaaaccATTTCTGAGACATACAAAAGATTTGGAGCTTAGAAACAGGATATTGAACAGACAAAGACCAAGCCATTTTTCTTGAATTGCATtacatatttacaatttaataaataaaattcaatttgtttttttttattaccagAGTAAAAGGCAGATTGTCCATAtctagggagggagggaggggggattGCAGATACTGCTGTGGTgactcttaaaaaaaaaaaaaaacattctcgtCGTCTAAAGCGTTGGTCTCAAAGCACAGGGCAGACAGGGGGGGGCCTGTGATTTAAAACCGAGGAGTTTAGCGACATCTACACAAAAACACCACTGTTGTTGGCGAGGAGCTGGTTTATTACACACAGAGCGTTTAGTTAGCATCGGTAAAAATTGAGGTATTGCACCACACAGCTTCAAGGGGGTAAAGAAAGTAAATGAGAGTAACGTGGGGTTTTagatgtctgtttttctttgtttctttttatataaaacgACAACCAAACCACCACCAATCCCCAGCCCcccccaaaaacacacacacacacaaccccccccccaaccaccccctcccctcccagcCAAAGTATACAACATCATAACTTATCACCACAACAAAATGTAACACCTAATGATCAACACACCTCATCCTCCGCACTCGCTCACACACTTTTggcatcattttttttctagTCTCCGATACAAAAACGAAATGAAAGAGAGCAAACGTGCACGggtctgccctctagtggcgGGACGAGTCGTAGCACCTCGGCCTGCAGGTCACCGggggtcagagaggagagagagaacctggGTGAGCCGAGCAGCCGGGGGGAGAACCTGTGCACCGGTCTGACCTCGCCACCGATCTATACACGCCGTGGGAACGACCAGGACACACGGCACAGACTCGCCCTGTGAGCAGGCAGCAACAGCAATCAATCTTTTGTTCTTTCCCAGTTTCCCTCGGCCCGGGCTCGACCTGCAGCCGGGCGCCGCCTCAGCTCGGCCCcggaaacaccacaaacacctGCTGGCACCAGAAGGTCCGTCACCGGGCAAAAGGCAATCAGCACAACACAAGGCAAAGGAAAGCCATCCAACACGCTAAGCAGTAATCATGATCATAATGTGatatcatatttaaaaaactttaTAAAAATAGGCAGGGGTGGGGGGTTTTGTAATAATTAACCATCAGCTGTCCATAGCCTGcagtgtcggggggggggggggggaggcagatACCACATGGTGAAAACATGCCCCCCAAAAATATACATCCCTCAACCCGTCACTTTCATACCCGCTCATCCCTCAATCTGGCTTTGATGGAGCCAGATGGCAGAACTGTCACTTGGGGTCCGGTCCAAAAAACCATCCGGACGGCCCCCCCGGAGagaacaaggggggggggggggaggaaacgCTCAAACAGCTTTCAGAAAGTAGACCAGTACCACGAGAGTCTCCCTCACTTCGTACCAATGCCACATGAAACAGGatgttccaaaaaaaaaagaagctttaaaatgtcaaaaggtTAACCCGCTTCCCCAAGCAGACGTCTGGGCAgtttacagtaaacacacacacacacacacacgtaaacacacaaacacacacttgtgaaTGCACAAACATTCTCAGGACATTTCCTGTCCCTGGTCATCATTTGAACACACAGACGTACTCGCACACTCACAACCCAGACCTTATTTGCGggaaatcaaaaaaaaatcaaccttTTTAGGGACAAAAGTGCTCAAATTGGTGCCGACACCAGCGCCCCCCCGACCCCATGGATCACCGACCACCTTCCCGAACTCTCACCGAGCAGCAGCACGTTAAACTCAGCGCTAACTAACCACCTACGAGACACTGACCTACTGAgggaaaaacaaaattaaagaaaCGTTTAGCCCCCCGAAAGTTCCCCTGAAATGTTTACAGGTAATAGAAAACAGGTAACACCAAGTCAACGgtagcaccccccccccaatcgCCAAAACACACACCTCGACCTGCAGCCGGTTGAGAATAAAGCAAAGTGTCTGTGGTTTGAAGAGTTCACGCTCTCAGTGGGGGGTCGGTTCATTCGGGTTTGAGCcgaggaaaagaaacacattcatCGGATGCACGACGCTGAACAatactcgttttttttttttgcaaaatacTTGATAAAATGACTGATCCCATTCGGAGGGGAGGAAAATAACACGGGAGCATCCAGAGTCTGAGTCtccatgttctttttttttttccgagcCAAGTCCGTGAAATAGAAAAAGGAACTCCTCCACTTCTGTTTCCACAAGCGTCCGCAGATTAGACCGAGCAgccgttttctttttttgttgttgttgttggagtttgGCTTGAAATGGTCTAGACCAAGTTCAAAATGGACTGATCCGAATGAAGAGCATGGGCTGTCCCGCCCAGTAGCCCCCCCTGCTGGGATCTTCTGCTTTCCACTCAAATATGGGCTGGCGTCTGAGAGGGACTGGGGTCTTTTTGATTATTCAATTACACATCTTTATTGGGATTCTATTAGGATTCAGTGTAGTCTCCTGTAGAAGTGGgaaaagggaagagagagacgATTAGACAAAGTGCTGCATATTGTAAAGAATGTAGTTTAAACAGTCTGAAAAGGaacattcatgttttataaTCATATCAGAGGACGTCACCTTGAATTGTGGGAAACATGTGCTGCGCTGACTTGAAATAGAATAAACTGGTCATAACACTTTGGTGTTCACCGTAAACCTTCCTCTGGTTATACATAAAACCTGTTGCTATGGATACTGAACCACTTGACATTGATGCACTAATAATGCAGCTCACAGCGGAATGATGTGTTTACAGTGTAATGTACAAGGTGATGTACAATCAAATGGACAGGCTTATGAGACTCGGTACTTTACACATTATGGACTGACGGAATGAAATCTGGACTGAAATGTACGGTCAAAGCTCTTAAAgttatttctctttatttaagTTACttaatttaaatcaacattttagACTATTTCCTTTTATTCTTCAGATTTTTGTCAtagttaaaaattaaaaaaagccattggtaagtaggtttacacctgaAAAAGATTTGCTGTGATGTTTTGGTgcaaacataaaatacaaaaatatttaaaattgatTATAACGCTTGTGGTTTGATTGATGACTCATCTGTGTTTGCTGGGAAAAAGCACTCGATCGACCCCAATGACCTTTTGTTTAGATTCTAGATTATGTAACcgcaactttttttttgtattcacaaCCACGGCCCATGTGTCCCACTGAGCTCCGTCTACAGCAGCGTTCGTCCAGCGAGTCTGACGAGGTCGTACCTGAGTCGGGTTGGTCACTGTGAGGGATCATGTGACCTGGGAGTCAATCGAAGGGATGCTCGGGGCAGCACGGCTTCACTTTGGACCAGGAATCAATgcagctgcagggagagagagatcccAGATGAGGACACGGAGATGATTTCCTTTTTGATTAAGTCTTGTTAATTAATATGTGAAAACCTCAGCAGAGGATTTGAGCTCCCACAAGGATTGTAACCACTTACTGACGATATGAAGTAACACTAGGGTTGCAATGGGGCggaaagtttattttttctcatcttattctacagaacaatgccacgtgcactatctcatgtgtggagacatttcaccccatccaatgtagaaggaaaggctgtgtacatttgcaaatactgtgcaaagatctatgttaagaatgacacaacgatgcagaagcatatagtcaagtgcccaaagtttcctcagggctcaaatcagcctatgacacacaaaatgtttatatttatgtctgtatatgacaatgtaaatacagttagtataaattacccacaacattttcagtttattcccattaattcccgtatattcccgttaattcccgtatatccccatggaaagtttccaactttgaatattccccgaattttgcaaccctaagtaaCACTAAACTTGATCATAAAAATTAGCTGTGAACAAGTTTATATACTTTTATAGAAATGAAACCGCAGgtcaattaaaaaataactgtCCAAACAAACTAGTAATTTACAAGTTGCAGCTTCTAGTGTGGGGACGATGTGTCACAgtttgtaattattttaaacCGTCACTGTTTTGTCTCTGAAATTCCTCGGCTTCTCCAAATCTGTGTTGTTCAACTGGATGGATCAGAATGTCAGAGTGAAAAGGACAAAGCTCAAAAACCGACACCGTGCATCTctgtgaaaaggaaaaagattaACGTGTTGTCAGGGCTGGTTCACGCAAAAAATCGACTTCAGCTGCAGTTGGATTTGCTTAAGTTTCTACTTTCTCTCCGCTTGTTATTCATCACAGTCAGGGGGAAGTTGTTAAGTGATTTTATAATTAATCTGCACTTCCAACTCTGACAGGATAAATAAGAGACAGGATCTTTAAAATGAAAGATGAACTCATCCTGGTAACTTTCAGGCCTCAGCAGGGACTGAACTGTGAATTACGGGAAACGAAAAGACTGCTCAGAAGTTGGGAAAACAAAATGAGAATGACTTGCATGTGTAATAAATGGGCTGAAACATGTATAAACACCTTTGGTCCTTTAACAACTCGATGGtaatttcttttctttcattctgacATTGCACAACTCTCTTTGACGCGCCTTCACAAATGATGCGTCTGTTTTCACGGTTGTGAAAGAACAGAGCGGCCGAAACAAGACTTCACAGTTGTGAAATCTCTGtttgcaaatattcaaataatttacttgtaaaaataaactggcacaaggaaggaaacacaagcaaagtgtGTTTTCTTCCGCTACATAAAGCGAACACAGTTTTCTTCTATTGCCAAACTTATCTGTTTCATCTCATGTTTATCGGAATGATCCTCGATGGCCCCGCCTCCCAAGTGGTTATCATGAAACCTATCGAGACCATTTGATCACAGAAAATAACAAGTCTCTTTTCCCGTATGTGAAACggcaaaaaaacaacttctgcTTCCTTGTTTTTCTACCTTAAACTGGTCACCACACTTTCTCAGATCAAGAAATCTTTATCTGAGCTGAACACGTTTTTCCCACCGTGTGCAGAGCAAAGAACACGTGTCCATGTTCTTCTTTGCATGACTAAAAGAACACGTTTAAAGAAcacctgctgtgtgttttaccctcctcttctcttctctgtctggTTCATGGTAATGTGAACGGAGCTGTTACCTCTTATGGTAGACGCAGAGGCAAGCCAGCCGGGCGATGGTCTCTCCCTGGACCAGATCCTCCAAACAGATGGAGCACTCTCCACTGTCTTTACTTAGCACATCcgctgtaaacacaaacaaacacacaaagccacCATTagtgtttccagctttttagaaatacataaatgaatCACACGGCAACTGGTGCGTGTCTGTCGTGCGATACTTACTATTGTAAGGTAGGGGGGGAGACGTGAGGCAGCTCAGCAGGTGGTCCTCGATCCGACCCCCGGGGAAAGGCTTCGAGCAGAAAGGACAACGGATATCTGTGATGAAGTAGAGACACAGGACAGGTTTAATGCGTTGTGTCACGTTGTGTTTGGACGTCTAGATCAGTGTctctcaaccttttttttttgtgatcaactttttattttactgagaaatgtagcaaggtacagatcaatgttacagtaatcaataacaaaatatatattcacatgtactcatacctgtcaatgtatatagacacacaaaggtaaacaataaaggaaaaataataactaggaataagtcaaataataaaatagaaaaaaaatatatatatgaaaatattaaataaacaaacacaaatatacaataggtcattaatacaaaaacaataacatatgtatgtaataaaatcacagggaaataaaataaaataaaataacataaatgaataaaataaaataaaactaccccaaacacaaaccacccacATCCCGGATCCAGCTTCCTAAAGAAACCTTAATCAGTCTCTCAACCTTTTTTCAGTGATGTACCCCCTGTGAGATATTTATTCTGCCAAATACCCCCTaaccagggttcatacacattttgaccaatggatttccttgacttttaaataacttttaaaccaaatttccataaccaaacattttgagaaatctcggtgtatacacgaaaaagtgacaaaatgtagtattcaaactaacaatgagaattccaaggcatacagtataccttaaatgacacaaacccacgtatgcctgcttatattttgagcgtatttctttaaaagcatatgaattatttaaaacatttaaagcgtaaatggacgacatgaaaatatgaatttaacaaatttctctgacttttccaaaacttttgggagagtactttttttccatgacttttccaggcctggaaaaacacattttaaaattccatgacttttccaggttttccatgaccgtacgaaccctgccTAACCAGCACAAAGCATTTTTGGTTGAAAAAAAGATGTAATACACAGTGCTGTGCCATCAGTGTCTGATATATTAAACCTTTGTAACATTACACTTTTAaatttcaaacatttgaaaaacatcaacaaaacattttaaaactccaTCACTTGTTGGAGGCTCTGTGGATCTATTGGAGCCAACCACTTCCATATTTTCTGGGACTGCCAAGCAATGAGGTCTTATTGGGAAGAGATCCACAAACATATtaacaatgtatttaatgtgaacatcccattaaaatgtgaaactttgtttttgggcaatatattgtttgaaatgtggaacataaaagacaaaaaactgctCGTTATACTGTTGGCAGCTAGTAAGAAATGTGTcacgaggaaatggttaaaagtgGACCCTCCCAccattgatgaatggattgaaattgtttatgagatttatgttatggaaaagatctctttttccctcaaggccgagaaagacattttttataagacctggaccaaatggactgagtatgtaaaaccagttagatctgattttatttgaataaacttgtgttttgtgtgatcctcctttttttgatgtgatgtgcgctccccggttgtgttctctttacctctgttattgttcctacaCGGAGTAATttaggtccataaaacaaaaccccagaaaggcagtatgaacaaaatcacccaaacttactacatccatcctttcttatgtccttgacagactaaaactgtatttaatgtatgtgatggaaatgtgcctttctaaataaaaagagaatttcaaaaAAACTCCATCACTATGCATAACATTGCTCATTTGTCGTGGTCTCTCTTAGTAGTgtttggaaataaaaagatgaCGGGTAGGTTAAACCATCTTGGTATGGGGGAGACTCTGGGTTTTTAGGATAATGAAATTGAAAAGCCAACTATATAAAATTCAGTTTATGAACTTAGACTTGCACAAAAAAATCTCACGTACccctatgatgcagcaggactgcttgacataccgtattgaagttatccttcaaaatgtttaccctatcaatgctgctaataAACTTTTATCTTGATGTTTTACTACACTTATTCctacatctattgcacttgtgtctgtcctgggagacagatcctcacatgacgctctctgaggtttctacatatttttaccctgtttaaagtttttttttgtagtttttcctgactcttgtgtGGTTTAGGTCAGAGGATGTCATgctaaagccctatgagacgaattgtgatttgtgaatatgggctatacaaataaaatttgattgattgattgatatttgaGAACCACTAGATGACACAAAGCCaggagcagacagacacacaagcaggaCGTGTAGAAGGACACTCTCTCGTCCTGCAGATGATGTGAATGGGTGTCTAACTTTGAGTGGAGCTGACCCAGGATAGTTAGAAGCTTTATTTGACTGCATGTAAATCAGTGTCTGTGTCCCGAGCCGCCCCCTGGACGGGACAGACAGGCAGGACCGTCCCCTCGCTGCCCTAcattctcctccatctctgaaCCGCTGCCAGCAGTTTGAAGTTGTGTGACCCATTTCCCCTACACTTGCTGGAGGGCTGGCCCGGGAAgccctcttctttttttttttaaactctttatttatagatCGTTTTCATCTTTTAGCACACGGGGttaaacaaaagacaaatacaaaacattgaacAATTACCCAAATTCAAGGTCCAGGGGTGATCAATAAATATCATATAGTATCAAACCCAGTGCGTGCATACAGTCTCACTCATTGGCCAAGTAGGCTTCCCATTTCTGCCATCgtttttcacctaaatctttttGGAGTCTGACTGAATAAGTCATTTGCTCTAGTACATTTTTATAGTTGTTTTACAATATTAACAAAAGAGTCTGTAGTGGCACTGTTTTCTGGAGCCAACATTTTGTGATGGCCTTTTTACTTGCAGCCAGCAAGACCCTAAGTAGGTATCAGCTTTACTCAACCCATCTGGCATATTCCCAAGATAGAGAGTTGTGAATAATACATTCATATTAAAGCATAGGACCTTTGAAACAATGTTTTGCCACTTCTCTCCAGAAAGACTGGATGGAGGGAAGGGATGTGGGGAAAATCGATttagttacaaatcgcgattcttgtgaatgactattttaaatcgccatgctgcctccaaaatcgattttaaaaaaaaaacaaacatatttaaacatacatatttattggtctatacgggggggggggggtagttgtGCACAAGACTGTTTGGGGAAGCCCTCTTCTgctctgtgactctgtgtgtgtgtgtgtgtgtgtgtgtgtgtgtgcgtctgacaCAAACACCAAGCACCcactttcacttcctctgcaAACTCTTGTTCCAATTTTAGATGCATTTCACGGAAGCAGCGACCAGTGGCTCGTGTTGTCAACCTGCTGCAGGCTGCAGAGACACTGTCCCCAGGCTGCAGAGACACTGTCCCCAGGCTGCAGAGACACTGTCCCCAGGCTGCAGAGACACTGTCCCCAGGCTGCAGAGACACTGTCCCCAGGCTGCAGAGACACTGTCCCCAGGCTGTGAGACCTGAGAGAGCCAGCGTGTAATCACTTCCAGGTTtgacccatagactgtatatatggtTTGACCTCACAGCTTCTGCACAAAAGAGCCTCTTGATGGTTTCTAGTGAGCGAGCAAGCACGAGAAAAGAGATAATCTCCTCAGGAATGTAAATTCCACATGTAATCCATTTTAATTTCATACTGGGTGAACTGAGGGGTTGTTACACCCGGGGAGATGTTTAGATGCAGAATCAGATTAAATACCCAGAACTATATTTCTTAAACGCACTGTGGgatacagagccatgaagtcatggaacctactaccaacagaaattataaacgtgacatgtaaatgtatgttcaaaaagcaaataatgaaacacttgggtacaacaTACCTGTGACACTACTAGATGGTGttgtactgtacatacatgTGTAGGATTCTATTAAATGGTTTGACGTTTTCACTATTATGGAATTACCTATCAGTATTTTATaccatgacaaaggtaaaactgcataaccactaacttatttttgatatctgtaacatataattgcatgatcattattcaatgtatcttaacttttgatatttgtaattcaacgtatgttttaaatgtttgatattggtattgtaatgtatgttttaaatgtttgatatctgtatgtatgtcttcaatgtggaccccactaaaagtagctctgtgtTAGGGTTGAGCTAATGGGGAtgcttctaaataaacaaataaacaaatatattctCTCTAACTTTAAACTCCATTTTCTCTGAACCCACGTCACTCCTTCCTATTTCCTGCTGCTGGTTTATCATCGGTCCGATTTAAGCATCATCTGTCATAACCCCTGAATGCCATCGCACATTTTGATGCTGATGATGCAACGAGTTATTTCCTTTTTGCTCATGTTGCCAAGATGTGACACATCCAGGACTTTCCGAGCAGCCGCGGCTGAACGTGGCCCCGGGTACGAGCTGCTTTCAGCGGCTGATGGAGcccagggttagggttatcaTGGAAAGTGTTTAAAATGTCCCGTATAAACAGAACCAGTGTGTTACTGGGGTCACTTACTGCCATGCCGGTTGTTCACCCGGTACAGGCCGATCCAAGCCTCTGACACCGGCCGCTGGTGCGAGCCCCGGACCCGGGCGGATCTCGCCCCGACGCTGCGGGCCGAGGAGTGCCGATTCCCGGGCAGCCGCTCGGAGAAGGTGCGGTGGGGCGTGCGGCCTGTGTCCTCCCCGGGCTGGAGCTCCGCGGCGCCGGGAGTCTCCGGGCTGGTGGTGCCGTCCTCCCCGGGTGTCCCCTCGCCGTGGTGGTGGTCCTCCGCGGGGGACGCCTGGCTGATGCCCGGGATGCTGTGGTGGTCCGCGGGGCTTCCGTCGCCGCTCGCTCCGTGCTGCCCCGGGTCCGAGTCGCTGCCCTCCTCCGATCGGCTCCGGTTGGCCTCCGTGTCCTCGAAGCTTCCGGAGAAGTCCACCATGAGGCTGGTGGGTCTGGCGAGGCGGGGTCGCCGGTACGAGTCCCGCTTGGGGCCACCATCTTTCCCGAAGGCGGAGGGCGCCGGGTCCTCCTGGAGGCGACTGGCCCTGGTGCCCATCTCTCCGGCGGGGAGCGGGAGCTAGTTCCGCGGCTAGCCGAGCGGCTGCTTCCTCAGGCGGGCGAGTTCACCTCCAAACGTCCCCGGAACTCCCCGGTGCTCGGACGCGACCCGTGGGGGACAAAGACCCGTCCGGACAGCGAGCTGCTCGGGGGAGATGATCGTGGGTTCGACGGAGAAGCTCCGGCCTCAGTTCGTCTGGATTCTCCAcattttctcccctttttttttgaCGTGACCGATGTCGCTGCTGCAGCGGAAACACTGAGCTCAGCTTCCTCCTGTGCGTGACGTGCCTATAGTTACGGTAGCGTCATCAACCGACCCACCAGCTGctcaatacaaatatttcaaatCTAGACgtaacattttaataaagatcAAAGATCAACGATCAAAGAAGGAAAAATTCCAATAACGAAACAACAAAGAAATCTAAACGTGAAACAATTGTATGTCTTAACGTTAAACATTGAAAAATCTAAACCAGAACgaaatattaaacaataaacaaatctAAACATTTAAGTATTTAACATCTTAAAATTCATGAAATGTCTTatcatgaaaatataaaacatgaaaatccgaacattaaaatgtgtttaactATATAAAACAAATCCGAACATGAAACTGTTAACAAATCTAATTTACCTATAACTACTCTAAACATGAAACTATTATCAactttctcagtttttttttagatttttgcatgttattattttattattttatcttcatCATGTTATCCTTCTTTGTTTACCTGCCTTGGGTGTTTCCTCATCTCAAATTTATGAGATTCATGATATGAGCGTATTATTAGGACAGGAACTGACAGACAGCGAGGCCCTATTAacaattgtaaggattattattaaaaaaaaattttcaggcaaatgaattgtctttttgagggctttaacatgatCAAATTCTTGCctaaatttgcagaaagttacaaagtggtgaaaatgtacatattctggaggaattttcaaggggtgtcgcaaaatggctcaacggtgccccccgagaccccctgGACCCAGGGAACGTGTACAAggtgaccgatcttcacaaaaatcgatacacaggtgtatcatgaccagacaaacagggtgggaggccctattgaaattgtaaggatttcctattatttttattatttgtcattttgggctttttcatgGCCTAGACCAGGGGCGTCCAAACTGCGGCCCTccatccacttttaattggcccgcatcaaagtctaaaaatataacagtatatCACATGTTTAaaggtagctgcctttaaacagtctGACATAAAAGGCAGCAGCTGCCTTAAAACAGTTTGACAACACTGCTGAGGTAAGACCATACTGTTgttcttttcaatagtgtgttaaaacgtgggaaaaagaggaagtgaacgagagagggaggagcagagatctgtttctgttcggaggaagtgaatctgttctacagtcaatggcagcagctgaaatggagcagcaggAAAATCACCTTGCCAAACAAATACTCTCCTGTTCCATCTGTCTGGATCtgctgaaggatccggtgactactgtctgtggacacagctactgtaagagctgtattaacacccactgggacgaaggtggggagagaggaagctacagctgccttcagtgtagacagaccttcacaccgaggcctgtcctggggaaaagcaccatgttagctgatctACTGGAGGaactgaagaagactggactccaagctgctcctgctgatcactgctatgccggacctgaagatgtggcttgtgatgtctgcactgggagaaaactgaaggctctcaagtcctgtttgaattgtttggcctcttattgtgaaaaacacctccagcgtcatcttcagtcagctgcattgaagaagcacacgctggtggagccctcggagaagctccaggagaacatctgctctcgtcacgacgaggtgatgaagatgttctgccgcactgatcagcagtgtatctgttatctctgctctgtggaggaacataaagaccacgacacagtgtcagctgcagcagaaaggacagagaggcagagagagctcgggctgaggagacaaacaatccagcagagagtccaggacacagagaaagacgtgaagctgcttcaacaggaggaggaggccgtcaatggctctgctgataaagcagtggaggacagtgaggagatcttcactgagctgatccgtctgctggagaaaagaagctctgatgtgaggaagcagatcagatcccagcaggaaactgaagtgagtcgagtcagagagcttcaggagagactggagcaggagatcactgagctgaagaggaaagaccatgaactgaagcagctttcaaacacagaggatcacaaccagcttctacacaactacccctcactgtcaccactcagtgaatctacacactcatccagcatcaagatccatcctctgaggaactttgaggaagtgacagcagctgtgtcacaggtcagagggcGACTagaggacattctgagtgagacagagacaaagagtttacagattgtgtctgaAGTGGATgatttactgccacaaccagagccagagaccagagctgacttcttaagatattcacaggaaatcacactggatccaaacacagcaaacaaatgtctgttattatctgagggaaacagaaaagtaacatgtatgagcaaagaacagtcttattctgatcacccagacagattc contains the following coding sequences:
- the ftr66 gene encoding tripartite motif-containing protein 16 yields the protein MEQQENHLAKQILSCSICLDLLKDPVTTVCGHSYCKSCINTHWDEGGERGSYSCLQCRQTFTPRPVLGKSTMLADLLEELKKTGLQAAPADHCYAGPEDVACDVCTGRKLKALKSCLNCLASYCEKHLQRHLQSAALKKHTLVEPSEKLQENICSRHDEVMKMFCRTDQQCICYLCSVEEHKDHDTVSAAAERTERQRELGLRRQTIQQRVQDTEKDVKLLQQEEEAVNGSADKAVEDSEEIFTELIRLLEKRSSDVRKQIRSQQETEVSRVRELQERLEQEITELKRKDHELKQLSNTEDHNQLLHNYPSLSPLSESTHSSSIKIHPLRNFEEVTAAVSQVRGRLEDILSETETKSLQIVSEVDDLLPQPEPETRADFLRYSQEITLDPNTANKCLLLSEGNRKVTCMSKEQSYSDHPDRFTDWCSQVLSRESLTGRCYWELEVGGGVFVAVTYKNISRAGNSNECRFGFNDKSWMLHFYGNNYNFFYNSNKTPVSGPVSSRVGVYLDHSAGVLSFYSVSDTMTLLHRVQTTFTQPLYAGVRVYFSGYTAEFCKLK
- the zgc:66427 gene encoding E3 ubiquitin-protein ligase ZNRF1, with the translated sequence MGTRASRLQEDPAPSAFGKDGGPKRDSYRRPRLARPTSLMVDFSGSFEDTEANRSRSEEGSDSDPGQHGASGDGSPADHHSIPGISQASPAEDHHHGEGTPGEDGTTSPETPGAAELQPGEDTGRTPHRTFSERLPGNRHSSARSVGARSARVRGSHQRPVSEAWIGLYRVNNRHGNIRCPFCSKPFPGGRIEDHLLSCLTSPPLPYNTDVLSKDSGECSICLEDLVQGETIARLACLCVYHKSCIDSWSKVKPCCPEHPFD